In Elusimicrobiota bacterium, the following are encoded in one genomic region:
- the mutM gene encoding bifunctional DNA-formamidopyrimidine glycosylase/DNA-(apurinic or apyrimidinic site) lyase has translation MPELPEIETVRRILEERIKGKTVASYAVGRPTFYRPPPAAALQGLVGRTVEAVERRGKYLLLKLSGGKTLSLHLGMSGRLVLGGAGPHLRFRLAVGEHMVNFHDARRFGRVGCSLPELGPEPLSGAFDARYLRRALKGRRAPIKALLMDQALVAGIGNIYATEALYAAGIRPMKPGGALSLARLESLCRAIKEILSRAVELGGSTLEDEAYLNPLGNPGRAQEIVSVYGRKIGRCGHALKATRRPLAGRTSLYCPVCQR, from the coding sequence ATGCCGGAGCTGCCCGAGATCGAAACCGTCCGCAGGATTCTCGAGGAACGCATCAAGGGCAAGACGGTCGCGTCCTACGCCGTGGGCCGGCCCACCTTCTACCGCCCGCCTCCGGCGGCCGCGCTCCAGGGCCTCGTTGGCAGGACCGTGGAAGCGGTGGAGAGGCGCGGCAAGTACCTCCTCCTCAAGCTGTCGGGCGGGAAAACCCTTTCCCTCCACTTGGGAATGTCCGGACGACTGGTCCTGGGGGGTGCCGGCCCCCATCTTCGCTTTCGGCTGGCGGTGGGCGAGCATATGGTCAATTTCCACGACGCCAGACGCTTCGGCCGTGTAGGCTGCTCCCTGCCGGAGCTGGGCCCAGAGCCCTTGAGCGGGGCTTTCGACGCGCGCTACCTGCGCCGAGCCCTCAAGGGCCGCAGAGCTCCGATCAAGGCCCTTCTCATGGACCAGGCCCTGGTCGCCGGCATCGGGAATATTTACGCGACGGAGGCCCTTTACGCGGCCGGCATCCGCCCCATGAAGCCGGGCGGGGCGTTAAGCCTGGCGCGGCTCGAGAGCCTGTGCCGAGCGATCAAGGAAATCCTCTCCCGAGCCGTGGAGCTCGGCGGCAGCACCCTCGAGGACGAGGCCTATCTCAATCCCTTGGGAAATCCCGGCCGGGCCCAGGAAATCGTCTCGGTGTACGGCCGCAAGATCGGGCGTTGCGGGCACGCCCTGAAGGCCACTCGCCGCCCTTTGGCCGGGCGCACCAGCCTCTACTGCCCTGTCTGCCAGCGGTAG
- a CDS encoding thioredoxin domain-containing protein has translation MKFSILLAALAIFFPSWAPAAPSRAEVEKVISDNPDIVLGVLRSHKKEFLEIVAQAAQEEQVRRQKEEEEAEKREFEESFKNPKKPEIGKAAHVRGSKKAKYTLVEYSDFQCPFCGRGFKNVETLREKYGSKMRVVFKQLPLAMHPEAMLAAQHMEAVALQSPDKAWEFHDKLFQNQDKLGGPFYEETAKAMGLDVEKLRQDAKSQAVKDRIEADVQEAKKFGFTGTPGYLLNGVPVRGAYPVEHFDEIIKKLEGKP, from the coding sequence ATGAAATTTTCCATACTGCTGGCGGCCCTCGCGATATTCTTCCCTTCCTGGGCCCCGGCCGCGCCGTCGCGGGCCGAGGTCGAGAAGGTCATCTCCGACAATCCCGACATCGTCCTAGGGGTGCTGCGCAGCCATAAGAAGGAGTTCCTCGAGATCGTGGCTCAAGCGGCCCAGGAGGAGCAGGTCCGCCGGCAGAAAGAGGAGGAGGAAGCCGAGAAAAGGGAGTTCGAGGAGTCCTTCAAGAACCCGAAGAAGCCGGAAATCGGCAAGGCCGCCCATGTCCGCGGGAGCAAAAAGGCCAAGTACACCCTCGTGGAATACTCCGATTTCCAGTGCCCCTTCTGCGGCCGGGGCTTCAAGAACGTGGAGACTTTGCGCGAAAAATACGGCTCCAAGATGCGAGTCGTCTTCAAGCAACTGCCGCTGGCCATGCATCCCGAGGCCATGCTCGCCGCACAGCACATGGAGGCCGTAGCCCTGCAATCCCCGGACAAGGCCTGGGAGTTCCACGACAAGCTCTTCCAAAACCAGGACAAGCTCGGCGGGCCTTTCTACGAGGAAACCGCCAAGGCCATGGGCTTGGACGTCGAGAAGCTGCGCCAGGACGCCAAGAGCCAGGCGGTCAAGGACCGCATCGAGGCCGATGTGCAGGAAGCCAAGAAATTCGGTTTCACCGGCACCCCGGGCTATCTTTTGAACGGCGTCCCTGTCCGAGGGGCCTATCCGGTCGAGCATTTCGATGAGATCATCAAGAAGCTCGAGGGCAAGCCCTAG
- a CDS encoding TlpA family protein disulfide reductase, whose protein sequence is MKDPRKTFFTAIGILALLAVAWRAQRASTLPPISPGAQAPAFALPLLGGGMIPLSRLRGKVVLLTFWATWCDSCREEMPLLEALHRRYLPKGFTVAAASMDREGRAVMGFVAQSNLSFPVLLSDEKTAKAYQVLGLPTSYLIDRKGRIARRYVGAFDPMTLENDIIRQLDN, encoded by the coding sequence ATGAAAGATCCTCGCAAGACTTTTTTTACGGCTATCGGGATACTGGCTCTTCTGGCGGTGGCTTGGCGGGCGCAGCGCGCCTCGACTCTCCCCCCGATCTCGCCCGGGGCGCAAGCCCCGGCCTTCGCGCTCCCTCTTCTGGGCGGCGGGATGATTCCCCTGTCCCGACTGCGGGGCAAGGTCGTGCTTTTGACCTTCTGGGCCACCTGGTGCGATTCCTGCCGGGAAGAAATGCCTCTCCTAGAGGCTTTGCATCGACGCTACCTCCCCAAGGGGTTCACCGTGGCCGCCGCGTCCATGGATCGGGAAGGCCGTGCGGTGATGGGCTTTGTGGCTCAGTCCAACCTCAGTTTTCCGGTCCTGCTGTCGGATGAAAAGACCGCAAAAGCCTACCAAGTCTTGGGCCTGCCCACGAGCTACCTGATAGACCGCAAGGGGCGCATCGCGCGCCGCTACGTCGGGGCTTTTGATCCTATGACTCTCGAAAATGATATTATCAGACAATTGGATAATTAG
- a CDS encoding TetR family transcriptional regulator C-terminal domain-containing protein, giving the protein MGRKPDLRVRDRIIDQAEHLIHLRGYRATSLDDIAKACRMTKANLFHHYGSKEELGLAVLDAKIADYRQRRIENGCRGREPVAAVDCLFKEARKLFSGNGCRAGCFVGNIALEMSDINDSFRERAGLFFEEWSRHFAQCLRLAKARGEFEASLNPTASAEAIISLYEGAIMLARTRRDPGVFSRVGKLACALIEQQKKKHGG; this is encoded by the coding sequence ATGGGACGAAAACCAGACTTGAGGGTTCGCGACAGGATTATCGACCAGGCGGAGCACCTCATTCATCTGCGCGGATACCGCGCGACTTCCCTGGACGACATCGCCAAGGCTTGCCGGATGACCAAGGCCAACCTCTTCCATCACTACGGCTCCAAGGAGGAACTGGGGCTAGCCGTGCTCGACGCCAAGATCGCGGACTACCGGCAGCGGCGCATAGAGAACGGCTGCCGGGGACGCGAGCCCGTGGCCGCCGTGGATTGCCTATTTAAGGAAGCCCGCAAGCTTTTCAGCGGCAACGGCTGCAGGGCCGGGTGCTTCGTGGGAAACATCGCCCTCGAGATGAGCGACATCAACGACTCCTTCCGAGAGCGCGCCGGGCTCTTTTTCGAGGAATGGAGCCGCCATTTTGCGCAATGCCTGCGCCTGGCCAAAGCCCGCGGCGAGTTTGAGGCCAGCCTCAACCCGACCGCCTCGGCCGAGGCCATCATCTCGCTTTACGAGGGGGCCATTATGCTCGCCAGGACCAGGCGGGACCCCGGCGTGTTTTCGCGCGTGGGCAAGCTCGCCTGCGCGCTGATCGAGCAGCAAAAGAAAAAGCACGGAGGATAA